The Cystobacter fuscus DSM 2262 genomic sequence TGAGTCAGTAAGCGGGCATCCACGAGGCGGGGAAGGTGAATGCCCTCCCAAGCGCGGCTACTGTGCGCCCTCGCGATGCACTTCAAGTTCGTCCACGCCGCCGATCTGCATCTGGATACTCCCTTTCGGGGCGTGCCCGTCGACTCGGGCCTCCTGGGCGCGTTCCAGCAGGCCACCTTCCGGGCCTTCTCCCGCATCGTGGACCTGTGCCTGCGCGAGCGCGTGACCTTCCTGTTACTCGCCGGGGACCTGTTCGACATGAAGGATCGCTCGGTGCGCGCCCGGCTGGCGCTCCGACGCGAGCTGGAGCGGCTGCACGTGGCGGGCATCCAGACCTTCATCGTCCATGGCAACCATGATCCCCTGAGTGGAGACACGGGCGCCCTCGGCCTGCCGGAATCGGTGAAGGTGTTCGGCGCCGGATGGGAGGAGGTCGAGGTCCGCCGCGAGGGGCGGCTCGTGTGCCGGGTGCAGGGCATCTCCTATCCGGACGCGGAGGTGCGCGAGAACCTCTCGGCGCGCTTTGGCCGCACGGCACCGGACTTCACGGTGGGCCTGCTGCACGCGAACCTGGGCGGCGTGGAGGGCCATGCCAACTACGCGCCCTGCACGCTGGAGGACCTGGCCGCGCGGGGGCTCGATTATTGGGCGCTGGGCCATGTGCACACCCGCGCCGAGTACCCGCTCCCCGGTGGCGCGGTGGCCGTCTACCCGGGCAATCCGCAGGGCCGGCACGTGAACGAGACGGGCGAGCGCGGCTGTGTCCTGGTGGAGGTCGAGGACGGACGCATGCGCCGCCGGTTCGTCCCGGTGGACACCGTGCGCTGGCACCGGCTGGAGGTTCCCCTCACGGGGCTCGCCTCGCTCGACGCGCTCGTGACCGCCCTGCTGGAACGGGTGGACACGGACTGCTCGGCGGAGCTGGAGGGCCACGCGGTGCGGCTCACGCTCACGGACCGGGGGCCGCTTCATCGCGAGCTGGCCCGGCCCGACGCGCTCGGTCAGTTGGAGGCGGAAGTGCGCGAGCAGCTCGCCCGGCGTCACCCGCCCGTGTTGCTCGAGTCCCTGCGCGACGCGAGCCGGCCCGCGCTGGACCTGGAGGCGGTGCGGCTCGCGGGAGGCTTCTCCGGCACCCTGCTCGCCGAGGCCGAGGCGCTGACGGCCGACTCCGAGGCCCTGGCCGCGCTGTGGTCGGAGGAGGAAGAGCTGCGCGCGCTCTCCCAACGCCTGCGGCGCCTGGGCGTGGATGCGCTGGAGCCTCTCCGGCCGGAGTGGGTGGAGGAGGCGGGGGCGCGGGTGGTGGAGGAGCTTCACGAGGAGGAGGCGGGATGACGGGGGGACTGCGGGTCGAGCTGTTGCGTGTCCAGGGCTTTGGTCACTTCTCGGACTACGAGCTGGAACTGCGGCCGGGTCTCAATCTGCTGTACGGGCCCAACGAGGCGGGCAAGAGCACGCTGCTCGCGTTCCTCCAGGGCATGTTGTTCGGCTTCGACAAGAAGGGCCGCGCGGAGCCCCGGTACGAGCCCGAGGTGGGGGCGCGGGCGGGTGAGTTGTGCGTGAGCGCGGCCACGGGCCCCTTGGTGGTGAAGCGCATCAAGAAGACGGTGAAGGTGTTGGATGCGCGGGGGCACGAGCTGAGCGCCTCGCGGCTCGACGAGGCCCTGGCGCACGTCTCCCGGGAGCTGTTCTGCGAGGTCTTCGCCTTCGGCCTGGATGAGCTGTCCAGCTTCGAGCGCCTGTCCCAGGAGGATGGGGTCTCCCGGGCGCTGTTCGCCGCGGGGCTCCGGGGCGCGCGCCGGCTGCCCGAGGTGGAGAAGCACCTGGAGAAGCGGGCCGGAGATCTCTTCAAGAAGACGGGCAAGAACCCCGAGCTCAACCAGGTGCTCCAGCAACTGGAGGAGGTCCGTCAACGGCTCGGCGAGCTGAAGGATCGGCCGGCGCGCTACTTCCAGGAGCGAGAGCGGCTGCTGTCGCTGGGCCGGGAGCGCGAGGAGACGCAGCGGCTGCTGGAGACCTGCACGCGCGAGCTGCGGCGGCTGTCCCGGTTGGAGGAGGCGCTGGGCGACCTGAGCACCCTGGCGCGGCTCGACGAGGAATGGGCGTGGCTGCCCGACCTGTCCTCCTTCCCGAGCGAGGGGGTGCCCCGGCTGGAGGCGTTGCTGCAACGTGGCAAGGAGTTGCGGGCGGAGCACTCCCGGATCGAGGAGTTGCTCGGGTCGGTGGAAGAGGAGCGCGGCCCGTTGTCCTCCGCCATGTTGGCGCGCGAGCGGGAAGAGGCCCTGCGCTCGGCGTGGGGGGCCTTCACCGCGAGGGCCGAGCTGCTGCGGGCGCTCCCCGGACGGCGCTCGGCGCTCGATGCCCGGCGCCAGGACGTGGAGCGAGCGGTGGAAGGGCTGGGCCTGGAGGTGGACCTGAGCGGGCTGTTGGCCCTGGAGCTGGGCGCGGCGGCGCGCGGCACCCTGGAGTCCCTCGCCGAGCGGTTGTCCAAGGCGGAGGGCGAGCGGCGCGAGGCGGAAGTGGCGCTCGTCCGGGCCCGGGGAGAGCGTGAGCGCATCGTGTCCGCGCTGGCGCGGCTCCAGGCGGAGCGGGCGCGGCTTCCGGACGTCTCCGCGGCGGAGATCCGCCAGCGGCAGGTGGCGCTGGGGCGGATGAAGCTGCTGCGGATGGAGCGCGAGCAGGTGGCGGCGCAGCGCACCGAGTTGCAGCAGCGGCTGCAGTCGCTGCGCGCCGTGTCCGAGCCCGAGCCCGGACCGGCTCCCTCGCCCCTGGGGACGTGGCTCGGCGCGGGGCTGGCGGTGATGCTCGTCCTCGGGGTGGGCGTCTCCTCGGGCGCGGCGGCGGGGGCCCTGGCCACCCTGGGCGCGCTGTTGCTCGCCGTGCCGCTGGTGCTCGGGCACCAGGGGGCCGTGAGGACTCACCACCGCATGGCCGAGGCCCACGCCGCGCGCCAGCGTCAGCACGCGCAGGAGCTGGCGCGGGTGCAGTCGGCGCTGGACTCCCTCATGGGGCGGCGCGTGGCGGTGGAGCGGGAGCTGGCGCTGGCCGCGAGCGAGGCGGGAGTGGCCGCGGATGATCCGGTGGCCGGGCTCGCCTTGGTGGAGGCGACGCTGGCGGATGCGCTGCGGCAGGCCGAGCGGGTGGAGTACCTCGGACGCGAGCGCGAGGGGCGTCAGGCGGAGGCGGATGCGGCGGGGCGTGAGGTGCAGGCGGCGGAGCTGGCGGGACGGCGGGCCGAGATGCAGGTGCGCACGCTCCGGGGAGAGCTGTCGCTCGTGCTCGATGCGCGGGGGTTTCCCTCGAACCTCTCCGCGCAGCGGGCGCTGGAGCTGTGGCGTGACGCGGCCGAGCAGCGGCGGCGGTTGGTGGAGCTGAACGTGGAGGAGCGGGCCCTGGCCGCGGACGAGTCGGGCTGCGAGGTGGTGGTGGCCCGGTTGTACGAGGAGGCCCGGGTGGTGGGGCTCGCGGAGGGCGGCACGGTCGAGGCGCTGGCCTCACGGGTGGCCTCGGCCCTGGAGGAGCAGAAGGCGCGGGAGGCGCGGCTGCGGGAGCTGCGCGCGCGCGCGGAGGACCTGTCCGGGGAGCGTGCCCGGCTCTTGCGTCTGTGGGAGGCCGAGGCGCGGGCCGTGGAGGCGCTGCTGGCCCAGGGCGGCGCGGACTCGGAGGAGTCCTTCCGTCAGCGGGCGCGGCGGGCGGAGCGCTTCGAGGAACTCACGGGGCAGCGGCGCGAGCTGCGCTCGCGGGTCGAGGCCGCCACGGGCCTGACGGCGGAGGTGGCGCGCGCGGCCATCGAAGCGCAGGGGGGCGAGGAGCGGCTGCGCGAGCGGGTGGGGCAGTTGCGCATCCAGGAGCCGGCCCACGCCAGGCGCCTCGAGCAGTTGCACACGGACTATGGCGCCGCCCGGAGCCAGCTCGAGCGCTGGGAGGGGGACGAGGAGCTGGCGCGACTGCGCACCCAGGAGGAGCGCCTGCGGGCACGGGCCGCGGAGCTGGCCACGCGCTATGCGAAGGACCGGCTGGCGCTGGCCCTGTTGGTGCGAGCGCGGCGGCGCTTCGAGCAGGAGCAGCAACCGCGCGTCATCCAGCTCGCCTCGGAGCACTTCACGGCGCTGACGGAGGGCCGCTACCGGCGCGTGTTCGTTCCGGCGGGGGGCTCGCGGGAGCTGCGGGTCACCGGAGCGCGGCGGGACTGGAGCCCCGAGGAGCTGTCGCGGGGCACGCGCGAGCAGCTCTACCTGGCGTTCCGGCTGGCGGTCATCCAGGACTTCGGCGAGACGCGTGGCGCGCTGCCGCTCATGGTGGACGACATCCTGGTCAACTTCGATCCCCGGCGCGCGCGGGGCACGCTGGAGCTCCTCGCGCGGTTGTCCACGCACCACCAGGTCATCGCCTTTACCTGCCACCCCTGGCTGCGCGAGCTCTTCGAGGACCAGGGCGCGCGGGTGGTGGAGCTCCCCGCGAGCGGCGAGGCCACCCCTGCCCGGTGGGACTCCCCGGGTGGAGTGGCTCCGCTGGCGCGCCGCGTGGTGAACCGCTGACCGCCCCGGGCGCTGATTGGCCGACGCGTCAGCGAATGGTCTTTTCTCGCACGCTGCTTTTCATTTTTCCGGGAAAATATGTTTTTCTTTCTTTGTTGATTAACCCTGAAAATACTCTCCCGTTCTCAACCATCGACGATGGAGAGGAGTTTCAATGGGTACAGCGAAGAAGAACATGTGGCGGGAATGGGGCGGCCGGATTCTCGTGGCGTCGTGCTTGAGCGCTGGCGTGGGATGCGGAGCCCCAGCGGCGCTGTCCGTCGAGGAAGGACTGGCCTCGGAGCAGCAGGCCGCCGGGTCCACCTATGAAGCGGAGTCGGCGGTGTTGTCGGGCGGTGCGGTCATCGCGACCGACCACCCCGGCTATTCGGGCACCGGCTTCGTGGGGGGCTTCACGGATGGGAACAAGGGCAATGCCGCCGCCCAATTCACAGTCAGTGCGTCCACCACGGGCAGCTATGACGCGACGCTGCGCTATGCCAATGGAACGGGCAGTGCGCAGACGTTGAGCCTCTACGTCGATGGCGTGAAGGTGAAGCAGATCTCCCTGGGCGCGACGGCCAACTGGGACAGCTGGGGCACGAGGACCGACACGCTCAGCCTGGGCGCGGGCACCCACACCCTGCGCTACAAGTTCGACACGACCGACTCCGGCAACGTCAACCTGGACAGCCTCGACCTCAGTGCACAAGCCACTCCTCCGCCCGCGGGTTCGGGCCCCCTGTATGAGGCAGAATCCGCGGCGCTGTCGGGCGGTGCGGTCATCGCGACCGACCACCCCGGCTATTCGGGCACGGGTTTCGTGGGAGGCTTCACGGACGCGAACAAGGGCAATGCCGCCGCTCAGTTCACCGTCAAGGTGTCCACCACGGCCAACTACGAGGTGGCGTTGCGCTACGCCAATGGGACGGGCGTCGCGCAGACCCTGAGCCTCTATGTCGATGGCACCAAGGTGAAGCAGCTCTCCCTGGACGCGACGGCCAACTGGGACAGCTGGGGCACGAAGGCGGAGACGCTCAGCCTGGGCGCGGGCACCCACACCTTGCGCTACAAGTTCGACACGACCGACTCCGGCAACGTCAACCTGGACAGCATCACCGTGGGCGATCCCATCGTCCCGCCTCCTGAACCGCCCACCCCGCCCGCGGGCTCGGGCTTCGTCTATGAGGCGGAGGAGCAGTTCTTCTCCGGAGGCGTCGCACGGGAGTCCACCTGGCTGCGGAACTTCTCCGCCCCCGGCGCGAGGGTCATCTTCACGGTCAACATGGACGCGGCGGCGGCCTCGAGCGTGGGTTTGCGTTATCTCAACGGCTCGGGGACGAACAAGACCCTGAATGTCTATGTCAATGGTCTGTTCGCCTTGACCACGACCCTGGCGAATACCGGCACCACCTGGTCGGGAAAGACGGAGACCCTGAACCTGCGTCGGGGGCTCAATACCATCACCTATCAGTACGACACGGGGAACACCGGAGGGGTCAGCATCGACGCCCTCACCGTCGTGAACGGCAAGGCCCTGGCCGCCCGGGGCGCCACGCTGCCCTACCAGGAACTGGAGGCCGAGGCGGGCACGACCAACGCCACGGTGCTCAACCCCAACCGCACTCCTGGCACCGTGGAGGCCGAGTCCTCGGGCCGCCGCGCCGTCAAGCTCACGCAGACGGGCCACTACGTGCAGTGGAGCGCACCTCAGGCGGCCAACTCGCTCGTCGTCCGCTACGGCATGCCGGACGCGGCGGCCGGAGGGGGCATCAACGCGACGCTGAGCCTGTACGTCAACGGAACGAAGCTCCAGACCCTGAACCTGACCTCCCGGCATGCCTGGGTCTACGGTGGGTATCCCTACGGCAACAGTCCGAGCACGCCGTCCAAGCCGGGCGAGTGGGATCCAGGTCCGCATCGCTTCTATGACGAGAGCCGGTTCCTGCTGCCGTCGTCCATTCCGGCGGGGGCCACCGTCAAGCTGCAGAAGGACAGCGGAGACACCGCGGCCTATTACACCATCGACCTGATCGACCTCGAGCAGGTGGAGGCTCCCCAGACCATGCCCGCGAACTTCGTGAGCATCACGTCATTCGGAGCCATCGCGGACGACACCGGAGACGACACCCAGGCGATCCTCAACGCCATCTCCAACGCGAAGTCCACCGGCAAGGCGGGGGTCTGGATTCCCTCGGGCGCCTTCAACATCAACGGCCGGGTGGCACTGGACAACATCCACCTGCGCGGCGCGGGCCCCTGGTACACGCGCCTCCAGGCCACCAATGTCGGCGAGCACTTCATCGGCACGGGCGGCAACGTCAAGGTGGTCGACCTGTCGTATGTCGGCAACGTCGTCGAGCGCAACGATGGCGCCGACCGGGCGGCGTTCGAGGAGAACTTCGGCACGGGCTCGCTCATCCAGAACGTCTGGATCGAGCACGCGAAGGCCGGCTACTGGATCCGACCCGGCACGGATGGTCTGTACATCGTCAATGGCCGGGTACGGAACAGCTTCGCCGATGGCATCAACCTCCACGCGGGCGTCAAGAACACCATGGTCAGCCACGTCCACGCCCGCAACACGGGTGATGACGCCTTCGCCATGTGGTCCGACGGCGCCATCAACGAGAACTGCACGTTCCGCTACGACACCGCGCAGCTGCCCAATCTCGCCAACACCTTCGCCATCTACAATGGCCGGGACAACAAGCTCCTGGACAGCGTGGGCGCGGACACGCACTACGCCTCCTCGGGCGTGCTCATCACCGACTGGTTCGCGGACCTGCCCTTCCTGGGCACCACGGAGGTCAAGCGCGTGACCTTCAACCGGACCGGTGGCGAGCAGACGGTGAACTTCAGCATGAACGCCGGGGCCGTGTGGATCCACGGGGTGAGAAGGGAAATCTCGGGGCACATCCTCGTCGAGGACGTGGAGATCAACGACAGCACCTTCTCGGGCCTGAAGATCAGCTGGGGAAAGGGCGCGAGCACGAATCCCCCCGTGAACAACTACGCCATCTCCCCCGTGACCCTGAAGAACGTCGCCATCAAGGGCGCGGGCACCTATGGGTTGGAGACCTTCAACGTGCCTGGGACGGCCACCTGCACCAACGTCACCGTGACGGGCGCGGCCTCGGGGGGTCTCCTGAACCACGACAACCGGTACACCTTCAACAAGGTCTCGGGGAACACCGGCTGGTGATGACGGCTTGCTGACGGCTTCCCGGGGAAGGCCGATGGGCGCGGAGGCTCGCGGCCTTCCCTCGGGAGTGGACGGCACCCATGAGGCTGCTAAGAGGGGGCGAGCCCCCCTTCATCAGAGGAAGCCGCCTTCATGTCATACGTCGATCCGAACCTGCGCCGGGAACTCTTCGGCTGGTACAGCCACCGGCTGGGCATGGACATGCCCGTCGTCCGCTACGGCCACTGGGGCCCGGCGATGCTGCTCTTCCCCACCGCCGGAGGCGACTTCCTCGAGGCCGAGCGCATGGGCCTCATCCAGGCCGTCGCGCACCACCTGTTCGCCGGCCGGTTCCAGATCTTCGCCATCAACAGCATCAACCCCTGGGCGTGGATGAACCCTGGCATGCCCATGCACGAGAAGGCCTACAACCAGGCGCGCTTCTCCGAGTACGTGGAGCACGAGGTCGTCCCGTACATCCGCGGC encodes the following:
- a CDS encoding CBM35 domain-containing protein, yielding MGTAKKNMWREWGGRILVASCLSAGVGCGAPAALSVEEGLASEQQAAGSTYEAESAVLSGGAVIATDHPGYSGTGFVGGFTDGNKGNAAAQFTVSASTTGSYDATLRYANGTGSAQTLSLYVDGVKVKQISLGATANWDSWGTRTDTLSLGAGTHTLRYKFDTTDSGNVNLDSLDLSAQATPPPAGSGPLYEAESAALSGGAVIATDHPGYSGTGFVGGFTDANKGNAAAQFTVKVSTTANYEVALRYANGTGVAQTLSLYVDGTKVKQLSLDATANWDSWGTKAETLSLGAGTHTLRYKFDTTDSGNVNLDSITVGDPIVPPPEPPTPPAGSGFVYEAEEQFFSGGVARESTWLRNFSAPGARVIFTVNMDAAAASSVGLRYLNGSGTNKTLNVYVNGLFALTTTLANTGTTWSGKTETLNLRRGLNTITYQYDTGNTGGVSIDALTVVNGKALAARGATLPYQELEAEAGTTNATVLNPNRTPGTVEAESSGRRAVKLTQTGHYVQWSAPQAANSLVVRYGMPDAAAGGGINATLSLYVNGTKLQTLNLTSRHAWVYGGYPYGNSPSTPSKPGEWDPGPHRFYDESRFLLPSSIPAGATVKLQKDSGDTAAYYTIDLIDLEQVEAPQTMPANFVSITSFGAIADDTGDDTQAILNAISNAKSTGKAGVWIPSGAFNINGRVALDNIHLRGAGPWYTRLQATNVGEHFIGTGGNVKVVDLSYVGNVVERNDGADRAAFEENFGTGSLIQNVWIEHAKAGYWIRPGTDGLYIVNGRVRNSFADGINLHAGVKNTMVSHVHARNTGDDAFAMWSDGAINENCTFRYDTAQLPNLANTFAIYNGRDNKLLDSVGADTHYASSGVLITDWFADLPFLGTTEVKRVTFNRTGGEQTVNFSMNAGAVWIHGVRREISGHILVEDVEINDSTFSGLKISWGKGASTNPPVNNYAISPVTLKNVAIKGAGTYGLETFNVPGTATCTNVTVTGAASGGLLNHDNRYTFNKVSGNTGW
- a CDS encoding metallophosphoesterase family protein, producing the protein MHFKFVHAADLHLDTPFRGVPVDSGLLGAFQQATFRAFSRIVDLCLRERVTFLLLAGDLFDMKDRSVRARLALRRELERLHVAGIQTFIVHGNHDPLSGDTGALGLPESVKVFGAGWEEVEVRREGRLVCRVQGISYPDAEVRENLSARFGRTAPDFTVGLLHANLGGVEGHANYAPCTLEDLAARGLDYWALGHVHTRAEYPLPGGAVAVYPGNPQGRHVNETGERGCVLVEVEDGRMRRRFVPVDTVRWHRLEVPLTGLASLDALVTALLERVDTDCSAELEGHAVRLTLTDRGPLHRELARPDALGQLEAEVREQLARRHPPVLLESLRDASRPALDLEAVRLAGGFSGTLLAEAEALTADSEALAALWSEEEELRALSQRLRRLGVDALEPLRPEWVEEAGARVVEELHEEEAG
- a CDS encoding ATP-binding protein, with translation MTGGLRVELLRVQGFGHFSDYELELRPGLNLLYGPNEAGKSTLLAFLQGMLFGFDKKGRAEPRYEPEVGARAGELCVSAATGPLVVKRIKKTVKVLDARGHELSASRLDEALAHVSRELFCEVFAFGLDELSSFERLSQEDGVSRALFAAGLRGARRLPEVEKHLEKRAGDLFKKTGKNPELNQVLQQLEEVRQRLGELKDRPARYFQERERLLSLGREREETQRLLETCTRELRRLSRLEEALGDLSTLARLDEEWAWLPDLSSFPSEGVPRLEALLQRGKELRAEHSRIEELLGSVEEERGPLSSAMLAREREEALRSAWGAFTARAELLRALPGRRSALDARRQDVERAVEGLGLEVDLSGLLALELGAAARGTLESLAERLSKAEGERREAEVALVRARGERERIVSALARLQAERARLPDVSAAEIRQRQVALGRMKLLRMEREQVAAQRTELQQRLQSLRAVSEPEPGPAPSPLGTWLGAGLAVMLVLGVGVSSGAAAGALATLGALLLAVPLVLGHQGAVRTHHRMAEAHAARQRQHAQELARVQSALDSLMGRRVAVERELALAASEAGVAADDPVAGLALVEATLADALRQAERVEYLGREREGRQAEADAAGREVQAAELAGRRAEMQVRTLRGELSLVLDARGFPSNLSAQRALELWRDAAEQRRRLVELNVEERALAADESGCEVVVARLYEEARVVGLAEGGTVEALASRVASALEEQKAREARLRELRARAEDLSGERARLLRLWEAEARAVEALLAQGGADSEESFRQRARRAERFEELTGQRRELRSRVEAATGLTAEVARAAIEAQGGEERLRERVGQLRIQEPAHARRLEQLHTDYGAARSQLERWEGDEELARLRTQEERLRARAAELATRYAKDRLALALLVRARRRFEQEQQPRVIQLASEHFTALTEGRYRRVFVPAGGSRELRVTGARRDWSPEELSRGTREQLYLAFRLAVIQDFGETRGALPLMVDDILVNFDPRRARGTLELLARLSTHHQVIAFTCHPWLRELFEDQGARVVELPASGEATPARWDSPGGVAPLARRVVNR